The Lates calcarifer isolate ASB-BC8 linkage group LG6, TLL_Latcal_v3, whole genome shotgun sequence genome includes a region encoding these proteins:
- the pfkfb1 gene encoding 6-phosphofructo-2-kinase/fructose-2,6-bisphosphatase 1 isoform X1, with amino-acid sequence MALTINTSTEQKKLTQTPLLKIWVPWMGCNLNRRRGSSVPQFCNSPTMIVMVGLPARGKTYISKKLTRYLNWIGVPTKMFNVGQYRREAVKIYKNFEFFKPDNEEAMRIRKACAAAALKDVTAYFTKEQGQVAVFDATNTTRERRAIIISFAKEKGYKVFFVESICDDPEIIAENIRQVKFGSPDYVDRDIDEAMEDFIQRIDCYRASYMPIDDERDRKLSYIKIFDVGNRYLVNQVQDHIQSRIVYYLMNIHVTPRSIYLSRHGESELNLLGRIGGDSGLSPRGQKYANALATFIKGQNIRDLKVWTSHMKRTIQTAEALGVQYEQWKALNEIDAGVCEEMTYEEIQENYPEEFALRDQDKYRYRYPKGESYEDLVHRLEPVIMELERQENVLVICHQAIMRCLLAYFLDKPADELPYLRCPLHTVLKLTPIAYGCKVESFFLNIEAVNTHRERPVNVDINRNPEEALQTVPDHI; translated from the exons ATGGCTCTCACCATTAACACGTCAACAGAGCAGAAGAAACTCACACAGACTCCTCTGCTCAAGATCTGGGTGCCATGGATGGGCTGCAACTTGAACCGCAGGAGGGGAT CCTCGGTGCCTCAGTTCTGTAACTCTCCTACAATGATTGTGATGGTGGGATTGCCAGCCAGAGGAAAGACATACATCTCCAAGAAGCTCACCCGCTACCTGAACTGGATTGGAGTGCCCACAAAAA TGTTTAATGTGGGTCAGTACCGAAGGGAGGCAGTCAAGATCTACAAGAACTTTGAGTTCTTCAAACCTGATAACGAGGAGGCCATGAGGATCCGCAA GGcctgtgcagcagctgctctcaaAGACGTCACCGCCTACTTCACTAAGGAGCAGGGACAAGTAGCC GTATTTGATGCCACCAACACCACCAGGGAGAGAAGGGCAATTATTATAAGTTTTGCAAAGGAGAAGGGCTATAAG GTGTTCTTCGTAGAATCAATCTGCGATGACCCAGAGATAATTGCAGAGAATATTAGG CAAGTAAAATTTGGGAGTCCAGATTATGTGGATCGTGACATAGATGAAGCCATGGAAGATTTCATCCAACGCATTGACTGCTACAGGGCCTCTTACATGCCTATAGATgatgagagagacag GAAGCTCTCCTATATCAAGATCTTCGACGTGGGCAATAGATACCTGGTAAACCAGGTCCAGGACCACATTCAGAGCAGGATAGTCTACTACCTCATGAACATCCACGTAACACCAAGATCAATCTATCTGAGCCGCCACGGAGAGAGTGAACTCAACCTTTTAGGTCGCATCGGTGGAGATTCAGGCCTCTCCCCTAGAGGACAGAAG TATGCTAATGCCTTGGCAACGTTCATCAAGGGTCAGAATATCCGTGACCTGAAGGTGTGGACGAGCCACATGAAGAGGACCATTCAGACTGCAGAGGCTCTGGGAGTCCAGTATGAACAGTGGAAAGCTCTCAATGAGATAGATGCT GGTGTATGCGAGGAGATGACTTACGAGGAGATTCAGGAGAATTACCCAGAAGAGTTTGCGCTTAGAGACCAGGACAAGTATCGTTATCGTTACCCCAAGGGTGAG TCCTATGAGGACCTTGTCCATCGTCTAGAACCAGTCATCATGGAGCTGGAACGACAGGAAAATGTTCTGGTCATCTGCCATCAAGCGATAATGCGCTGTCTGCTGGCCTACTTCTTAGACAAACCTGCAG ATGAGCTGCCTTATCTGAGATGCCCCCTCCACACAGTGCTCAAACTCACACCAATAGCATACG GATGTAAGGTTGAGTCATTTTTCCTCAATATTGAAGcggtcaacacacacagagagaggccaGTG AATGTCGACATCAACAGAAATCCAGAGGAAGCTCTGCAGACTGTTCCTGACCACATATAA
- the gdi1 gene encoding rab GDP dissociation inhibitor alpha has translation MDEEYDVIVLGTGLTECILSGIMSVNGKKVLHMDRNPYYGGESSSITPLEELYKRFNLPDSPPESMGRGRDWNVDLIPKFLMANGQLVKMLLYTEVTRYLDFKVVEGSFVYKGGKIYKVPSTETEALASNLMGMFEKRRFRKFLVFVANFDENDPKTFEGVDPKSTTMRDVYKKFDLGQDVIDFTGHALALYRTDDYLDVPCLDTINRIKLYSESLARYGKSPYLYPLYGLGELPQGFARLSAIYGGTYMLNKPVDEIVMEGGHVIGVKSEGEVARCKQLICDPSYIPDRVRKAGQVIRVICILSHPIKNTNDANSCQIIIPQNQVNRNSDIYVCMISYAHNVAAQGKYIAIVSTTVETSEPEAEIEPALELLEPIDQKFVAISDLYEPTDDGTESQVFASRSYDATTHFETTCNDIKDIYKRMTGSDFDFENMKRKQNDVFGEDEQ, from the exons GAATGCATTCTGTCTGGGATCATGTCTGTGAATGGGAAAAAGGTTCTGCACATGGACAGGAACCCCTACTACGGTGGTGAGAGCTCTTCCATCACCCCCCTGGAGGAG ctgtACAAGCGCTTCAATCTCCCAGATAGCCCTCCTGAGTCCATGGGCAGAGGAAGAGACTGGAACGTTGACCTCATCCCCAAGTTTCTCATGGCCAATG GTCAGCTTGTGAAGATGCTGCTATATACAGAAGTGACACGGTACCTTGACTTTAAGGTAGTGGAGGGAAGCTTTGTCTACAAAGGAGGAAAGATCTACAAGGTGCCGTCAACTGAGACTGAGGCACTAGCTTCCA ATCTGATGGGGATGTTTGAGAAGCGAAGGTTTCGTAAGTTCTTAGTCTTTGTGGCCAATTTCGATGAGAATGACCCCAAGACCTTTGAGGGCGTGGACCCCAAATCCACAACGATGAGGGATGTTTACAAGAAGTTTGACCTCGGCCAGGATGTCATTGACTTCACCGGCCACGCCCTGGCCCTCTACAGGACAGATGA ctaTCTCGATGTTCCCTGTTTGGACACGATCAATCGTATCAAACTGTACAGTGAATCACTGGCACGGTACGGGAAGAGCCCCTACCTCTACCCCCTGTATGGTCTGGGAGAGCTGCCACAGGGATTTGCCAG GTTGAGTGCAATCTACGGAGGTACCTACATGCTGAATAAACCGGTGGATGAGATAGTGATGGAGGGTGGACACGTGATTGGAGTGAAGTCTGAGGGCGAG GTGGCTCGTTGTAAGCAGCTCATCTGTGACCCCAGCTACATCCCGGACCGCGTCCGTAAGGCAGGTCAGGTGATCCGCGTCATCTGCATCCTCAGCCACCCCATCAAAAACACCAATGACGCCAACTCCTGCCAGATCATCATTCCTCAGAATCAGGTTAACCGCAACTCAG ACATCTACGTGTGCATGATCTCCTATGCTCACAACGTGGCAGCCCAGGGGAAGTACATTGCCATCGTCAGCACCACAGTGGAAACCAGCGAGCCAGAGGCTGAGATCGAGCCAgccctggagctgctggagcccATCGACCAAAA gTTCGTGGCTATTAGTGACCTTTATGAGCCTACAGATGATGGTACTGAGAGTCAG GTCTTCGCCTCGAGGTCCTACGACGCCACCACTCACTTCGAGACCACTTGCAACGACATCAAGGACATCTACAAACGTATGACCGGGAGCGACTTTGACTTTGAGAACATGAAACGCAAACAGAACGATGTGTTTGGGGAGGATGAGCAGTGA
- the pfkfb1 gene encoding 6-phosphofructo-2-kinase/fructose-2,6-bisphosphatase 1 isoform X2, producing MELPQLEHVRLRRCDSAASVPQFCNSPTMIVMVGLPARGKTYISKKLTRYLNWIGVPTKMFNVGQYRREAVKIYKNFEFFKPDNEEAMRIRKACAAAALKDVTAYFTKEQGQVAVFDATNTTRERRAIIISFAKEKGYKVFFVESICDDPEIIAENIRQVKFGSPDYVDRDIDEAMEDFIQRIDCYRASYMPIDDERDRKLSYIKIFDVGNRYLVNQVQDHIQSRIVYYLMNIHVTPRSIYLSRHGESELNLLGRIGGDSGLSPRGQKYANALATFIKGQNIRDLKVWTSHMKRTIQTAEALGVQYEQWKALNEIDAGVCEEMTYEEIQENYPEEFALRDQDKYRYRYPKGESYEDLVHRLEPVIMELERQENVLVICHQAIMRCLLAYFLDKPADELPYLRCPLHTVLKLTPIAYGCKVESFFLNIEAVNTHRERPVNVDINRNPEEALQTVPDHI from the exons CCTCGGTGCCTCAGTTCTGTAACTCTCCTACAATGATTGTGATGGTGGGATTGCCAGCCAGAGGAAAGACATACATCTCCAAGAAGCTCACCCGCTACCTGAACTGGATTGGAGTGCCCACAAAAA TGTTTAATGTGGGTCAGTACCGAAGGGAGGCAGTCAAGATCTACAAGAACTTTGAGTTCTTCAAACCTGATAACGAGGAGGCCATGAGGATCCGCAA GGcctgtgcagcagctgctctcaaAGACGTCACCGCCTACTTCACTAAGGAGCAGGGACAAGTAGCC GTATTTGATGCCACCAACACCACCAGGGAGAGAAGGGCAATTATTATAAGTTTTGCAAAGGAGAAGGGCTATAAG GTGTTCTTCGTAGAATCAATCTGCGATGACCCAGAGATAATTGCAGAGAATATTAGG CAAGTAAAATTTGGGAGTCCAGATTATGTGGATCGTGACATAGATGAAGCCATGGAAGATTTCATCCAACGCATTGACTGCTACAGGGCCTCTTACATGCCTATAGATgatgagagagacag GAAGCTCTCCTATATCAAGATCTTCGACGTGGGCAATAGATACCTGGTAAACCAGGTCCAGGACCACATTCAGAGCAGGATAGTCTACTACCTCATGAACATCCACGTAACACCAAGATCAATCTATCTGAGCCGCCACGGAGAGAGTGAACTCAACCTTTTAGGTCGCATCGGTGGAGATTCAGGCCTCTCCCCTAGAGGACAGAAG TATGCTAATGCCTTGGCAACGTTCATCAAGGGTCAGAATATCCGTGACCTGAAGGTGTGGACGAGCCACATGAAGAGGACCATTCAGACTGCAGAGGCTCTGGGAGTCCAGTATGAACAGTGGAAAGCTCTCAATGAGATAGATGCT GGTGTATGCGAGGAGATGACTTACGAGGAGATTCAGGAGAATTACCCAGAAGAGTTTGCGCTTAGAGACCAGGACAAGTATCGTTATCGTTACCCCAAGGGTGAG TCCTATGAGGACCTTGTCCATCGTCTAGAACCAGTCATCATGGAGCTGGAACGACAGGAAAATGTTCTGGTCATCTGCCATCAAGCGATAATGCGCTGTCTGCTGGCCTACTTCTTAGACAAACCTGCAG ATGAGCTGCCTTATCTGAGATGCCCCCTCCACACAGTGCTCAAACTCACACCAATAGCATACG GATGTAAGGTTGAGTCATTTTTCCTCAATATTGAAGcggtcaacacacacagagagaggccaGTG AATGTCGACATCAACAGAAATCCAGAGGAAGCTCTGCAGACTGTTCCTGACCACATATAA
- the itih6 gene encoding LOW QUALITY PROTEIN: inter-alpha-trypsin inhibitor heavy chain H5 (The sequence of the model RefSeq protein was modified relative to this genomic sequence to represent the inferred CDS: deleted 2 bases in 2 codons) has product MDMMNLRIRCILVFFTFYVQEGLSGDYEAHLGANILLQRVKRQSRPAKPVLKVTDYHVRCSVVSRYAVTTVQSSVWNQLPIIKEAAFEVDLPSSAFISNFSITSNGKVYVAQVKERAAARKIYDAAKKQGKTAGLVATKEREIEKFRVAVSVPPGARMSFSLSYEELLPRRLGRYELSLGLRPGQAVQNLTLDVCITERTGISFIKVLPLKTTRLLSNTAKGDSDPPPSTHVERSAGCARVRYSPTLQQQNSVSSKGLDADFVIQYDVNLRDLIGDVQVYDGYFVHYFAPRGLPVVPKDVIFVIDVSGSMIGTKIKQTKQAMTTILGDLREGDHFNIITFSDKVHTWKKGRTVRATRNNVRDAKDFVKRIIAEGWTNINAALLSAAQLVNPPSSGSSNLLSSRRVPLVIFLTDGEATIGVTAGDTILSNAKKALGSASLFGLAFGDDADFLLLKRLALDNRGVARMVYEDADAALQLKGFYDEVASPLLSDIQLSYLDDQAFDITRSLFPNYFQGSELVVTGRVRPGVKDLKVSMSATDSKQHVKIENDVLISHAKGDESVDSLDCSGGLEGISSFVHRLWAYFTIKELLLAKLNATDPATQRLLADKATNLSLKYNFVTPVTSLVVVKPDADEAAPSPTTAKPTTAATTTTTATTTATSKISAAGAAKKPSTPSNPRPNKTKPSPPQPPPNIPQTKKHSSPTSTAKTGVSPSKKTTTTSSPSSIKTAPAPLSGKKPTPSQNDSKTASPPPAGKIAISLLNALKTAPPPAPGKVSTLPPNAMKTTSPSVLTFTTTPPLSSVRTDPSPLPGRQLTPQPSTARTVLPAVRVTVPSTEAENNSTSAPDVPQPGIATALPELSSPLTSPTPAPSPAVEDNNTNTGADTDFSIATLVSATFAPMPGVTDGPRLWEAAGLLDVSTSIQIQRKDIDLVKDYEATYDYDYDLNYDAWDDTADTGSFESPSRLSTVRVFSSSVDGDPHFVVQLPKLHQSLCFTVDGRANDVLRLLEDPDRGTIVDGHLIAAPSKHGAEDRSRTYFDHLTISTATGGSGDIMITVSLDTVVVEGEGRDTLPINQQGSVTRQGVTVTVDNHQSCWIELAKDVRFLVLFHHYKHPSYLQMAHLGFYITDGRGLSASTQGLLGQFQHADMSVTVVKDRVIGGARRTNKEGLLARGILRWGSEHMPVTLQDKTLKDTVRKRHLGKCWVVPKAEIQRLLGHPYESYVVDHV; this is encoded by the exons ATGGACATGATGAATTTAAGAATTCGTTGCATCCTagttttcttcactttttatgTGCAAGAGGGATTATCAGGGGATTATGAAGCACACCTTGGAGCAAATATTCTTTTACAG AGAGTAAAACGTCAAAGCAGACCAGCAAAACCAGTG CTGAAGGTGACAGACTACCATGTCAGGTGTTCGGTGGTGTCCCGCTATGCTGTTACCACAGTCCAGAGCTCAGTATGGAACCAGCTCCCCATCATCAAGGAAGCTGCTTTTGAGGTGGATCTGCCCTCCTCTGCTTTCATCTCCAACTTCTCCAT CACCTCTAATGGGAAGGTGTATGTGGCCCAGGTGAAGGAAAGAGCTGCTGCCAGGAAAATATACGACGCTGCTAAGAAGCAAGGAAAAACAGCTGGACTTGTCGCTACCAA AGAGCGGGAGATTGAGAAGTTTCGTGTGGCAGTGAGCGTGCCACCAGGAGCTCGGAtgtccttctctctgtcctacGAAGAGCTGTTACCCCGGCGACTGGGCCGCTACGAGCTCAGTCTGGGTCTGAGGCCTGGACAGGCTGTGCAGAACCTGACGTTAGATGTCTGCATAACAGAGCGGACGGGCATCAGTTTCATCAAAGTCCTTCCTCTCAAGACAACCAGACTGCTCTCCAACACAGCAAAAG GTGATTCAgaccctcctccctccactcaTGTTGAGCGGAGTGCTGGCTGTGCTAGAGTTCGCTACAGTCccactctgcagcagcagaacagcGTCTCCTCCAAGGGTCTTGATGCGGACTTCGTCATTCAGTATGATGTGAACCTCAGAGACCTCATAGGTGACGTCCAG GTGTACGATGGCTATTTTGTGCATTACTTTGCACCCAGAGGGCTTCCTGTAGTTCCTAAGGATGTTATATTTGTCATTGATGTCAGCGGCTCAATGATAGGCACCAAGATAAAACAG ACTAAGCAGGCCATGACCACCATCCTTGGGGACCTTAGAGAGGGAGACCACTTCAACATCATCACCTTCTCAGACAAGGTTCACACCTGGAAGAAAGGACGAACAGTGCGGGCAACTCGGAATAATGTACGAGACGCCAAAGACTTTGTGAAGAGGATTATTGCAGAAGGAT GGACCAATATCAACGCAGCTCTTCTTTCAGCCGCCCAGCTCGTCAACCCTCCATCCTCAGGCTCCTCCAACCTCCTCTCATCTCGTCGAGTACCCCTGGTGATTTTCCTCACTGATGGGGAAGCCACCATCGGAGTAACAGCAGGTGACACCATCCTCAGTAATGCCAAGAAGGCCCTAGGCTCAGCCTCTCTGTTTGGTCTTGCCTTTGGAGACGATGCCGACTTCCTCCTCCTGAAACGCCTGGCTTTGGATAACCGAGGCGTAGCTAGGATGGTGTACGAGGATGCAGATGCGGCCCTGCAGCTGAAAGGCTTCTATGATGAAGTAGCCAGCCCTTTGCTGTCAGACATCCAGCTGTCCTACCTGGATGATCAGGCGTTTGATATCACCCGCTCCCTGTTCCCAAACTACTTCCAAGGCTCTGAGTTGGTTGTGACTGGGAGGGTTAGACCAGGAGTCAAAGATTTAAAAGTGTCAATGTCTGCCACTGATTCAAAGCAACATGTCAAGATCGAGAATGATGTGTTGATTTCCCACGCAAAGGGGGATGAAAGTGTAGATTCACTTGACTGTTCAGGTGGTTTAGAGGGTATCTCTAGCTTTGTGCATCGTCTCTGGGCATATTTCACCATCAAAGAGTTGCTACTGGCCAAATTGAATGCTACTGACCCTGCAACTCAGAGATTATTAGCAGACAAGGCCACAAATCTCTCCCTTAAATATAACTTTGTAACACCAGTCACCTCTTTAGTTGTAGTCAAGCCAGATGCAGACGAAGCAGCTCCAAGTCCAACTACTGCAAAACCCACCACAGCAGCCACtacaaccacaacagcaacaactacTGCTACTAGCAAAATATCAGCTGCAGGTGCTGCAAAGAAGCCCAGCACACCTTCTAACCCCAGGcctaacaaaacaaaaccaagccCTCCACAGCCACCTCCAAATATACCACAAACTAAAAAACACTCATCACCAACTTCCACAGCAAAAACAGGAGTTTCACcatcaaagaaaacaactacAACCTCAAGTCCCAGCTCCATCAAAACTGCCCCAGCACCTCTTTCTGGTAAAAAGCCCACTCCCTCCCAAAATGATTCTAAAACCgcctctcctccacctgctggaAAGATAGCCATATCTCTCCTTAACGCCCTAAAAACAGCGCCACCACCTGCCCCAGGAAAAGTG TCCACCCTGCCGCCCAACGCCATGAAAACAACCAGTCCCTCAGTGCTAACATTCACCACCACACCTCCACTCAGCTCAGTCAGAACTGACCCTTCACCTTTGCCTGGCAGACAGCTAACCCCACAGCCCAGCACAGCGAGGACAGTTCTCCCTGCTGTCAGAGTGACAGTGCCctccacagaggcagagaacaaCAGCACATCTGCTCCAGATGTTCCTCAGCCTGGAATCGCCACTGCTCTGCCTGAGCTCTCGTCTCCGCTCACCTCTCCGACACCGGCACCGTCACCGGCTGTGgaagacaacaacacaaacacaggcgcTGACACAGACTTCAGCATCGCCACCCTGGTGTCGGCCACCTTCGCTCCCATGCCTGGTGTAACAGATGGGCCACGACTGTGGGAGGCAGCAGGGCTTCTGG ATGTCTCTACTTCCATTCAGAttcagagaaaag ATATTGACCTTGTGAAAG ATTATGAAGCTACTTATGACTACGACTATGATCTCAACTATGATGCCT GGGATGATACTGCCGACACAGGATCATTCG AATCTCCATCCAGACTGAGCACCGTGAGGGTCTTCTCCTCATCAG TTGATGGAGATCCTCATTTTGTGGTCCAGCTGCCAAAGCTGCATCAGAGCCTGTGTTTCACAGTAGATGGCAGAGCTAATGATGTTCTCAGACTGTTAGAGGACCCAGACAGAG GGACCATTGTGGATGGCCACCTGATA GCTGCTCCCTCCAAGCATGGCGCTGAAGACCGCTCCCGAACCTACTTCGACCACCTCACCATCTCCACAGCCACAGGCGGCTCTGGTGACATCATGATCACAGTCTCATTGGATACTGTTGTGGTGGAAGGGGAAGGGCGGGACACCCTTCCCATCAACCAGCAGGGATCAGTGACGAGGCAGGGTGTGACGGTCACCGTGGACAACCATCAGAGCTGCTGGATCGAGCTGGCCAAGGATGTGCGGTTCCTGGTCCTGTTCCACCACTATAAACACCCTAGTTACCTACAGATGGCTCACCTGGGTTTTTACATCACAGATGGACGGGGGCTGTCGGCCTCGACACAAGGTCTACTGG GCCAGTTTCAACATGCTGACATGAGTGTAACGGTGGTGAAGGATCGTGTGATTGGAGGTGCTCGCCGAACTAACAAGGAGGGACTTTTAGCCAGGGGGATCCTGAGGTGGGGCTCAGAGCACATGCCAGTCACCTTGCAAGACAAGACGCTGAAAGACACGGTGCGGAAACGCCACCTGGGCAAATGCTGGGTGGTGCCCAAGGCAGAGATACAGAGACTTCTGGGTCATCCATATGAGAGCTACGTGGTGGATCATGTGTAA